One genomic segment of Tursiops truncatus isolate mTurTru1 chromosome 11, mTurTru1.mat.Y, whole genome shotgun sequence includes these proteins:
- the SELENOO gene encoding protein adenylyltransferase SelO, mitochondrial isoform X1, protein MAALRLTLAAARARLPLARRPPPAPCSASAGAMEPEPRWLAGLRFDNRALRALPVETPPSGPEGAPSAPRPVPGACFSRVRPAPLRQPRVVALSEPALALLGLGAPPADAAAREAREAEAALFFSGNALLPGAEPAAHCYCGHQFGQFAGQLGDGAAMYLGEVCTAAGERWELQLKGAGPTPFSRQADGRKVLRSSIREFLCSEAMFHLGIPTTRAGACVTSQSTVERDVFYDGNPRPEQCAVVLRVAPTFLRFGSFEIFKSSDEHTGRAGPSVGRNDIRVQMLDYVISTFYPEIQATHASDSVQRHAAFFREVTRRTAQLVAEWQCVGFCHGVLNTDNMSIVGLTIDYGPFGFLDRYDPDHVCNASDTAGRYSYSRQPEVCKWNLQKLAEALDPALPLELAEAILAEEFDAEFHRHYLQKMRWKLGLVRAEREEDSALVARLLETMHLTGADFTNSFYLLSSFPAGPESPDLDEFLAALTAQCASLEELRLAFRPQMDPRQLSMMLMLAQSNPQLLALIGTRASLARELERVERQSRLEQLSPAELHSKNRSHWAEWLLEYRARLEKDQEAAGDTAAWQAERVRVMHANNPKYVLRNYIAQGAIQAAESGDFSEVRRVLKLLETPYRGEGEAAEACEAAEPEEASGEAGGVASRRRSYSCKPPLWAAELCVTUSS, encoded by the exons ATGGCCGCGCTCCGGCTAACGCTCGCGGCCGCCCGCGCCCGGCTGCCCctcgcccgccgcccgccgccagCGCCCTGCTCCGCGTCGGCCGGCGCCATGGAGCCTGAGCCCCGCTGGCTGGCGGGGCTGCGCTTCGACAACCGCGCCCTGCGCGCGCTGCCGGTGGAGACGCCGCCGTCTGGCCCCGAGGGCGCCCCGTCCGCGCCGCGGCCCGTGCCCGGCGCCTGCTTCAGCCGCGTGCGGCCCGCGCCCCTGCGGCAGCCGCGCGTCGTGGCGCTGTCGGAGCCCGCGCTGGCGCTGCTGGGCCTGGGCGCGCCGCCCGCCGACGCCGCCGCCCGCGAGGCTCGTGAGGCCGAGGCCGCGCTCTTTTTCAGCGGCAACGCGCTGCTGCCGGGCGCCGAGCCCGCCGCGCACTGCTATTGCGGCCACCAGTTCGGTCAGTTCGCCGGGCAGCTGGGCGACGGCGCCGCCATGTACCTGGGCGAGGTGTGCACGGCGGCCGGCGAGCGCTGGGAGCTGCAGCTCAAGGGCGCCGGCCCCACGCCCTTCTCCAG ACAGGCCGACGGTCGCAAGGTGCTGCGCTCGAGCATCCGCGAGTTCCTGTGCAGCGAGGCCATGTTCCACCTGGGCATCCCCACCACGCGGGCCGGCGCCTGCGTCACGTCTCAGTCCACCGTCGAGCGGGACGTGTTCTACGACGGCAACCCCAGGCCCGAGCAGTGCGCGGTCGTGCTGCGCGTGGCCCCCACGTTCCTCAG GTTCGGATCCTTTGAGATCTTCAAGTCCTCGGACGAGCACACGGGGCGCGCAGGCCCCAGCGTGGGGAGGAACGACATCCGAGTGCAGATGCTTGACTATGTCATCAGCACTTTCTACCCCGAGATCCAGGCCACCCACGCCAGCGACAGCGTGCAGAGACACGCCGCCTTCTTCCGGGAG GTGACGCGGCGCACGGCCCAGCTGGTGGCTGAGtggcagtgcgtgggcttctgccACGGCGTGCTCAACACGGACAACATGAGTATCGTGGGGCTCACCATCGACTATGGGCCCTTCGGCTTCCTGGACAG GTATGACCCCGACCACGTGTGCAACGCCTCCGACACCGCCGGGCGCTACTCGTACAGCAGGCAGCCCGAGGTGTGCAAGTGGAACCTGCAGAAGCTGGCGGAGGCCCTGGACCCCGCGCTGCCCCTCGAGCTGGCCGAGGCCATCCTGGCAGAGGAGTTCGATGCCGAGTTCCACAGGCACTACTTGCAGAAAATGCGCTGGAAGCTGGGCCTTGTGCGGGCTGAGCGGGAGGAGGACAGCGCCCTGGTGGCCAGGCTCCTGGAGACCATGCACCTGACGG GTGCTGACTTCACAAACTCCTTCTACCTGCTGAGCTCCTTCCCAGCCGGGCCGGAGTCTCCGGACCTGGACGAGTTCCTGGCCGCGCTGACTGCACAGTGTGCCTCTCTGGAGGAGCTGAGGCTCGCTTTCCGACCCCAGATGGATCCCCG GCAGCTGTCCATGATGCTCATGCTGGCGCAGTCGAACCCGCAGCTTCTGGCGCTCATCGGCACGCGGGCGAGCCTGGCGCGGGAGCTGGAGCGCGTGGAGCGGCAGTCGCGgctggagcagctgagcccggcCGAGCTGCACAGCAAGAACAGGAGCCACTGGGCCGAGTGGCTCCTGGAGTACAG AGCCCGGCTGGAGAAGGATCAGGAGGCCGCCGGCGACACCGCGGCCTGGCAGGCCGAGCGCGTGCGCGTCATGCACGCCAACAACCCCAAGTACGTCCTGAGGAACTACATCGCACAGGGCGCCATCCAGGCCGCCGAGAGCGGAGACTTCTCAGAG GTGCGGCGGGTGCTGAAGCTGCTGGAGACCCCTTAccgtggggagggggaggccgcCGAGGCCTGCGAGGCCGCCGAGCCCGAGGAGGCCAGTGGGGAGGCCGGCGGGGTGGCCAGCCGGCGGCGCtcgtacagctgcaagcccccgCTCTGGGCCGCGGAGCTGTGTGTGACGTGATCGTCGTAA
- the SELENOO gene encoding protein adenylyltransferase SelO, mitochondrial isoform X2 encodes MAALRLTLAAARARLPLARRPPPAPCSASAGAMEPEPRWLAGLRFDNRALRALPVETPPSGPEGAPSAPRPVPGACFSRVRPAPLRQPRVVALSEPALALLGLGAPPADAAAREAREAEAALFFSGNALLPGAEPAAHCYCGHQFGQFAGQLGDGAAMYLGEVCTAAGERWELQLKGAGPTPFSRQADGRKVLRSSIREFLCSEAMFHLGIPTTRAGACVTSQSTVERDVFYDGNPRPEQCAVVLRVAPTFLRFGSFEIFKSSDEHTGRAGPSVGRNDIRVQMLDYVISTFYPEIQATHASDSVQRHAAFFREVTRRTAQLVAEWQCVGFCHGVLNTDNMSIVGLTIDYGPFGFLDRYDPDHVCNASDTAGRYSYSRQPEVCKWNLQKLAEALDPALPLELAEAILAEEFDAEFHRHYLQKMRWKLGLVRAEREEDSALVARLLETMHLTGADFTNSFYLLSSFPAGPESPDLDEFLAALTAQCASLEELRLAFRPQMDPRQLSMMLMLAQSNPQLLALIGTRASLARELERVERQSRLEQLSPAELHSKNRSHWAEWLLEYRARLEKDQEAAGDTAAWQAERVRVMHANNPKYVLRNYIAQGAIQAAESGDFSEVRRVLKLLETPYRGEGEAAEACEAAEPEEASGEAGGVASRRRSYSCKPPLWAAELCVT; translated from the exons ATGGCCGCGCTCCGGCTAACGCTCGCGGCCGCCCGCGCCCGGCTGCCCctcgcccgccgcccgccgccagCGCCCTGCTCCGCGTCGGCCGGCGCCATGGAGCCTGAGCCCCGCTGGCTGGCGGGGCTGCGCTTCGACAACCGCGCCCTGCGCGCGCTGCCGGTGGAGACGCCGCCGTCTGGCCCCGAGGGCGCCCCGTCCGCGCCGCGGCCCGTGCCCGGCGCCTGCTTCAGCCGCGTGCGGCCCGCGCCCCTGCGGCAGCCGCGCGTCGTGGCGCTGTCGGAGCCCGCGCTGGCGCTGCTGGGCCTGGGCGCGCCGCCCGCCGACGCCGCCGCCCGCGAGGCTCGTGAGGCCGAGGCCGCGCTCTTTTTCAGCGGCAACGCGCTGCTGCCGGGCGCCGAGCCCGCCGCGCACTGCTATTGCGGCCACCAGTTCGGTCAGTTCGCCGGGCAGCTGGGCGACGGCGCCGCCATGTACCTGGGCGAGGTGTGCACGGCGGCCGGCGAGCGCTGGGAGCTGCAGCTCAAGGGCGCCGGCCCCACGCCCTTCTCCAG ACAGGCCGACGGTCGCAAGGTGCTGCGCTCGAGCATCCGCGAGTTCCTGTGCAGCGAGGCCATGTTCCACCTGGGCATCCCCACCACGCGGGCCGGCGCCTGCGTCACGTCTCAGTCCACCGTCGAGCGGGACGTGTTCTACGACGGCAACCCCAGGCCCGAGCAGTGCGCGGTCGTGCTGCGCGTGGCCCCCACGTTCCTCAG GTTCGGATCCTTTGAGATCTTCAAGTCCTCGGACGAGCACACGGGGCGCGCAGGCCCCAGCGTGGGGAGGAACGACATCCGAGTGCAGATGCTTGACTATGTCATCAGCACTTTCTACCCCGAGATCCAGGCCACCCACGCCAGCGACAGCGTGCAGAGACACGCCGCCTTCTTCCGGGAG GTGACGCGGCGCACGGCCCAGCTGGTGGCTGAGtggcagtgcgtgggcttctgccACGGCGTGCTCAACACGGACAACATGAGTATCGTGGGGCTCACCATCGACTATGGGCCCTTCGGCTTCCTGGACAG GTATGACCCCGACCACGTGTGCAACGCCTCCGACACCGCCGGGCGCTACTCGTACAGCAGGCAGCCCGAGGTGTGCAAGTGGAACCTGCAGAAGCTGGCGGAGGCCCTGGACCCCGCGCTGCCCCTCGAGCTGGCCGAGGCCATCCTGGCAGAGGAGTTCGATGCCGAGTTCCACAGGCACTACTTGCAGAAAATGCGCTGGAAGCTGGGCCTTGTGCGGGCTGAGCGGGAGGAGGACAGCGCCCTGGTGGCCAGGCTCCTGGAGACCATGCACCTGACGG GTGCTGACTTCACAAACTCCTTCTACCTGCTGAGCTCCTTCCCAGCCGGGCCGGAGTCTCCGGACCTGGACGAGTTCCTGGCCGCGCTGACTGCACAGTGTGCCTCTCTGGAGGAGCTGAGGCTCGCTTTCCGACCCCAGATGGATCCCCG GCAGCTGTCCATGATGCTCATGCTGGCGCAGTCGAACCCGCAGCTTCTGGCGCTCATCGGCACGCGGGCGAGCCTGGCGCGGGAGCTGGAGCGCGTGGAGCGGCAGTCGCGgctggagcagctgagcccggcCGAGCTGCACAGCAAGAACAGGAGCCACTGGGCCGAGTGGCTCCTGGAGTACAG AGCCCGGCTGGAGAAGGATCAGGAGGCCGCCGGCGACACCGCGGCCTGGCAGGCCGAGCGCGTGCGCGTCATGCACGCCAACAACCCCAAGTACGTCCTGAGGAACTACATCGCACAGGGCGCCATCCAGGCCGCCGAGAGCGGAGACTTCTCAGAG GTGCGGCGGGTGCTGAAGCTGCTGGAGACCCCTTAccgtggggagggggaggccgcCGAGGCCTGCGAGGCCGCCGAGCCCGAGGAGGCCAGTGGGGAGGCCGGCGGGGTGGCCAGCCGGCGGCGCtcgtacagctgcaagcccccgCTCTGGGCCGCGGAGCTGTGTGTGACGTGA